The Candidatus Thorarchaeota archaeon genome segment TTCCGAAAAGCCATGAGGCGATGATAGAATAACCAAAGAACCAAGTAATGGAAGCGGCCCAAGCGCTTCCGATTTCAGGAGCTTGCTTTCTGAACGAAGCAAGTGACGCCCCCATAGTTCCAAGACCAAGCTTGGTAGTGGCTGTTGACCCGATAATAGACCCGACATCGCCCACGGTACTGATGATGGCAGGGAATACTGCATAGATATGCGGGGCATTGGTTACTACTCGACTTATGCGCTCCAAACTTGAACCGGTAATATTAACCAAGAAACCAACAAAGAAGAGAACACTCAGGAACTCCTTCACTGTTCTTCTCAATGTCTTCTGTTCTCGTCTCGTCCACGCAATCTTACCCGTCACAACGATGAAGATAGCCACGAAGGCAAGAATTAGCATCATGGAGACAGTAGATTTGGACAGCACTATGAACGACAAGTAAATCACTGTCACCAGAATGTCAGCTGTCGTAGAAATGATAGGATAAGTCACGACGTCAGGGTCCAAACCCCTTCGCAAGGAAACAAATGAAACTAAAAATGTAATTGGTGAGATTACCAAAAGTGACGATCCCATCGTAG includes the following:
- a CDS encoding magnesium transporter encodes the protein MELKLSNLQRTGRLYGGSLFSLAFNIGGLVAGILLATSTSVISSVRWGLLLYPSILSVRGAIGGVFSGRLSTGLHLGTMKPHLTDNTKEFSILVISVAFLSVLSGTILWAYSCGFGILVIGLKPTEIISMFIVMLATMGSSLLVISPITFLVSFVSLRRGLDPDVVTYPIISTTADILVTVIYLSFIVLSKSTVSMMLILAFVAIFIVVTGKIAWTRREQKTLRRTVKEFLSVLFFVGFLVNITGSSLERISRVVTNAPHIYAVFPAIISTVGDVGSIIGSTATTKLGLGTMGASLASFRKQAPEIGSAWAASITWFFGYSIIASWLFG